One Polaribacter sp. KT25b DNA segment encodes these proteins:
- a CDS encoding RND family transporter has translation MNFWTKVAGIILRNRHLILIIIAIITGLLASQMKYMKFSYTEANLLPENDEANLEYNKFLEIFGEEGNLVILGIKDSTVFTPKKFNAWNNLVHQFENLDEIDFTVSIADVKKLKADRNKRKFILEPLYEKDPTTTKEVFEIKKQLFEKLPFYDNLLFNKETGTLQTAIYIKKEIINTPARRDFIFDKLIPTIEKFEKENNLDVRISGMPYIRTLNAQNIQDEILLFVVGALGITAIIFFFFFRSFRATFITLLVVLIGVIWAFGFIGLFRYEITVLSALIPPLIIVIGVPNAVFLINKYQQEIKKHGQQAKALQRVISKIGNATLMTNITTASGFATFVFVKSNLLREFGILASVNIISIFILALLIIPIIYSFMPLPKKKHLNHLETKWIENVVNWMEKTVKEQRISIYIASVVVIILGIIGVYQIRVSGSLIEDMPKSTGFYKDIKFFEKEFGGIMPLEILIDTKKDKGVMKLSTLKKMDKINETIESFPELSKPISVVNLVKYSKQAYYKGNPKYYQLPTSQEQSYIFSYTKNSNSEAGMLKNFVDSTGRYARITTFMKDIGTDKMDIIQERLKAVINKEFPSDKFTVSVTGKALVFIKGTNYLINNLVLSLSLAIILIALFMAWMFRSPQMILISLLPNILPLLITAGLMGFLDIPIKPSTILVFSIAFGISVDDTIHFLAKYRQELMDSKWKVKPSVYAALRETGVSMFYTSIVLFFGFLVFTLSSFGGTIALGGLVSITLLLAMVSNLLLLPSLLLTFEKKIANKRVFKEPSIKIIPTKDEISEE, from the coding sequence ATGAATTTCTGGACAAAAGTTGCCGGTATAATACTTAGAAACAGGCATTTAATCTTAATAATTATTGCAATTATTACTGGCTTATTAGCATCACAAATGAAGTATATGAAGTTTTCATATACAGAAGCAAACTTGTTACCAGAAAACGATGAAGCAAATTTAGAATACAATAAATTTCTTGAAATTTTTGGTGAAGAAGGTAACTTAGTAATTCTTGGTATAAAAGATTCTACTGTTTTTACTCCTAAAAAATTTAATGCATGGAACAATTTAGTACATCAGTTTGAAAATTTAGATGAAATAGATTTTACAGTTTCTATTGCTGATGTTAAAAAACTAAAAGCAGATAGAAACAAAAGAAAATTTATACTAGAGCCCTTATACGAAAAGGATCCTACAACAACAAAAGAGGTTTTTGAAATTAAAAAACAACTTTTTGAAAAGCTTCCTTTTTATGATAACCTACTTTTTAATAAAGAAACAGGAACCTTACAAACTGCCATTTATATTAAAAAAGAAATTATAAATACACCAGCTCGTAGAGATTTTATTTTTGATAAACTAATACCAACTATAGAAAAATTTGAGAAAGAAAACAACCTAGATGTTCGTATTTCTGGAATGCCTTATATAAGAACACTAAATGCACAAAACATACAAGACGAAATTCTACTTTTTGTTGTTGGCGCATTAGGCATAACTGCTATAATATTTTTCTTCTTTTTTAGATCTTTTAGAGCCACATTTATTACTCTTTTAGTAGTATTAATAGGTGTTATTTGGGCTTTTGGCTTTATTGGTTTATTTAGATATGAAATTACCGTTTTATCAGCATTAATACCACCATTAATTATTGTTATTGGTGTACCAAATGCAGTTTTTCTCATCAATAAATATCAGCAAGAAATTAAAAAACATGGTCAACAAGCAAAAGCTTTACAACGTGTAATTTCTAAAATAGGAAATGCAACCTTAATGACCAATATTACAACTGCATCTGGTTTTGCAACTTTTGTTTTTGTAAAAAGTAATTTATTACGCGAATTCGGAATTTTAGCATCAGTAAACATCATTAGTATTTTTATTTTGGCGCTGTTAATTATTCCTATTATTTACAGTTTTATGCCACTTCCTAAAAAGAAGCATTTAAATCATCTTGAAACAAAATGGATTGAAAATGTTGTTAATTGGATGGAAAAAACTGTAAAAGAGCAAAGAATTTCTATATATATTGCATCTGTTGTTGTTATTATTTTAGGAATTATTGGCGTTTATCAAATTAGAGTTTCTGGAAGTTTAATTGAAGACATGCCTAAAAGTACGGGCTTTTATAAGGATATAAAATTCTTTGAAAAGGAATTTGGCGGCATTATGCCTTTAGAAATATTAATTGACACTAAAAAAGACAAAGGTGTTATGAAATTATCCACCTTAAAAAAGATGGATAAAATTAATGAAACTATAGAAAGTTTTCCTGAATTATCAAAACCAATTTCTGTAGTTAACTTAGTAAAATACTCTAAACAAGCATACTACAAAGGAAATCCTAAATATTATCAACTACCAACTAGTCAAGAGCAAAGTTATATTTTTTCGTATACAAAAAACTCTAATAGCGAAGCCGGAATGTTAAAGAATTTCGTTGATTCTACTGGTCGTTACGCAAGGATAACTACCTTTATGAAAGATATCGGTACAGATAAAATGGATATTATTCAAGAACGTTTAAAAGCTGTAATTAATAAAGAATTTCCTTCTGACAAGTTTACAGTTTCTGTAACCGGTAAAGCCTTAGTTTTTATAAAAGGAACTAATTATTTAATAAATAATTTAGTACTATCATTATCATTAGCTATTATTTTAATTGCTCTTTTTATGGCATGGATGTTTAGATCTCCACAAATGATCTTAATTTCTTTGTTACCAAATATATTACCTTTATTAATTACCGCCGGATTAATGGGCTTTTTAGATATCCCAATAAAACCATCTACAATACTAGTTTTTAGTATCGCTTTTGGTATTTCTGTAGATGATACAATTCATTTTTTAGCAAAATATAGACAAGAATTAATGGACAGTAAATGGAAAGTTAAACCTTCTGTTTACGCAGCATTACGCGAAACTGGAGTAAGTATGTTTTACACTTCTATTGTTTTGTTTTTTGGGTTTTTGGTATTTACACTTTCTAGTTTTGGAGGCACAATTGCCTTAGGAGGCTTAGTTTCTATAACCTTATTGTTAGCAATGGTTTCTAACTTATTACTTTTACCTTCTTTGTTACTAACCTTCGAAAAGAAAATTGCTAACAAAAGAGTTTTTAAAGAGCCTTCTATAAAAATTATTCCAACGAAAGACGAAATATCAGAAGAATAA
- the frr gene encoding ribosome recycling factor, translated as MNEEIEFILDAAKEAMNNALDHLDKELRSIRASKATPAMLGTVMVDYYGSQTPLSQVANVSTPDPRTLSIQPWEKNMLQTIEKAIMLANLGFNPMNNGDVIMINVPPLTEERRINLAKQAKAEAEHAKVGIRNARKEANNDIKKVDISDDMKKIAEDEVQQLTDTFVKNIDNKFSIKEKEIMKV; from the coding sequence ATGAACGAAGAAATTGAATTTATATTAGACGCTGCTAAAGAAGCAATGAATAATGCACTTGATCATTTAGATAAAGAATTACGTTCTATTAGAGCTAGCAAAGCTACACCTGCAATGCTAGGCACTGTAATGGTAGATTATTATGGTTCTCAAACACCATTAAGCCAAGTTGCTAACGTTAGTACTCCAGACCCAAGAACTTTATCAATTCAACCTTGGGAGAAAAATATGTTACAAACTATAGAAAAAGCAATTATGTTAGCTAATCTTGGTTTTAACCCAATGAATAATGGTGATGTTATTATGATAAACGTACCACCATTAACAGAAGAACGAAGAATTAACTTAGCAAAACAAGCAAAAGCAGAAGCAGAACACGCTAAAGTTGGTATTAGAAATGCTCGTAAAGAAGCTAATAATGATATCAAAAAAGTTGATATTTCTGATGATATGAAAAAAATTGCAGAAGATGAAGTGCAACAATTAACAGATACTTTTGTAAAAAATATTGATAATAAATTCTCTATAAAAGAGAAAGAAATAATGAAAGTTTAG
- the pyrH gene encoding UMP kinase: MQYKRILLKLSGEALMGDRQYGIDPKRLAEYAKEIKEVVDKGVEVAIVIGGGNIFRGVAGASNGMDRVQGDHMGMLATVINGLALQSALEDEDVHTRLQTALEIKEVAEPYIKRKANRHLEKGRVVIFGAGTGNPYFTTDTAAVLRAIEINADAILKGTRVDGVYNTDPEKNKDAIKFETITFKDVISKGLKVMDMTAFTLSEENKLPIIIFDMNEKGNLIKLVSGEKIGTIVDN; the protein is encoded by the coding sequence ATGCAATACAAAAGAATTCTTTTAAAATTAAGTGGTGAAGCCTTAATGGGCGATAGACAATATGGTATAGACCCTAAACGTCTTGCAGAATACGCAAAAGAAATTAAAGAAGTTGTAGATAAAGGTGTTGAAGTTGCCATTGTTATTGGTGGTGGAAATATTTTTAGAGGCGTTGCAGGTGCAAGTAATGGTATGGATCGTGTTCAAGGAGATCATATGGGAATGCTAGCAACTGTAATTAACGGACTAGCTTTACAAAGTGCTCTTGAAGACGAAGATGTGCACACTCGTTTACAAACTGCTCTTGAAATTAAAGAAGTTGCAGAACCTTATATTAAACGAAAAGCAAATAGACATTTAGAAAAAGGTCGTGTTGTTATTTTTGGTGCAGGAACAGGAAACCCTTATTTTACCACGGATACAGCTGCTGTTTTAAGAGCAATTGAAATTAATGCTGATGCTATTTTAAAAGGAACTAGAGTTGATGGAGTTTACAACACCGATCCAGAAAAAAATAAAGATGCTATTAAATTTGAAACAATTACATTTAAAGATGTAATTTCTAAAGGTTTAAAAGTAATGGACATGACAGCTTTTACTTTAAGTGAAGAAAACAAATTGCCAATTATTATTTTTGATATGAATGAAAAAGGAAACTTAATAAAATTAGTTTCTGGAGAAAAAATAGGTACAATAGTAGACAATTAA
- the tig gene encoding trigger factor, which yields MNITKENVDALNAVVKIDIVAEDYQAKVSGLLEDYRKKADVPGFRKGHVPMGMIKKQYGKSIMIDEVNKLLQTSLNKYLGDEKLDILGNPLPRMKEDFNWDADTFTFEFELGLAPEFDVDLSEKNKIQQYNIVATDELIEEEVKNIQIRYGNANSLDDADEDSNLSGTFVNEEKEINKKATFSVKELKGDNKAKFIGAKLGDVVELGTKGLFEDDHRLQHLLDVSHDEIHDLEITVTFTIDDITKTEPADLDQELFDKLFADGSVTNVTELKEKIKEDAEKQFLQQGDQQLLNAVTEYLVENTKFDLPADFLKKWLQTAGEKPLTAEEAAAEYEKSEKGLRYQLIEGKIMKDNDIKIDYKELIDYAKGFIRSQMAQFGNMNPEEKELEDIAGRVLQNQEEAQKLQAQLISNKLLTFFKEKISFKTKEVSYEDFIKEVYK from the coding sequence ATGAATATTACAAAAGAAAACGTAGACGCATTAAATGCAGTTGTAAAAATTGATATCGTTGCAGAAGATTATCAAGCAAAAGTATCAGGACTTTTAGAGGATTATCGAAAAAAAGCGGATGTTCCTGGTTTTAGAAAAGGTCATGTGCCAATGGGAATGATTAAAAAGCAATATGGTAAATCTATAATGATAGATGAGGTTAATAAGCTTTTACAGACTTCTTTAAATAAGTATTTGGGTGATGAAAAATTAGATATTTTAGGTAATCCTTTACCTAGAATGAAAGAAGACTTTAATTGGGATGCAGATACTTTTACTTTTGAATTTGAATTAGGTTTAGCTCCTGAATTTGATGTTGATTTAAGTGAGAAAAATAAAATACAACAATATAATATTGTTGCTACAGATGAATTAATAGAAGAAGAGGTTAAAAATATTCAAATTCGTTATGGAAACGCTAATTCTTTAGATGATGCTGATGAGGATTCTAATTTATCAGGAACTTTCGTAAACGAAGAAAAAGAAATCAATAAAAAAGCTACTTTTTCTGTAAAAGAATTAAAAGGAGATAATAAGGCTAAATTTATTGGTGCTAAATTAGGTGATGTTGTTGAGTTAGGAACTAAAGGTTTATTTGAAGATGATCATAGATTACAACATCTTTTAGATGTTTCTCATGATGAAATTCACGATTTAGAAATTACTGTTACATTTACTATCGACGATATTACAAAAACAGAACCTGCAGATTTAGATCAAGAATTGTTTGATAAATTATTTGCTGATGGAAGTGTTACGAATGTAACAGAATTGAAAGAAAAAATTAAAGAAGATGCAGAAAAGCAATTTCTACAGCAAGGAGATCAACAGTTATTAAATGCTGTTACTGAGTATTTAGTTGAAAATACTAAATTTGATTTACCTGCAGATTTCTTAAAAAAATGGTTGCAAACTGCTGGTGAAAAACCATTAACAGCGGAAGAAGCGGCTGCAGAATATGAAAAATCTGAAAAAGGTTTACGTTATCAATTAATCGAAGGTAAGATTATGAAAGATAACGATATCAAAATCGATTATAAAGAATTGATCGATTATGCAAAAGGATTTATCCGTTCGCAAATGGCTCAATTTGGTAATATGAATCCAGAAGAAAAAGAATTAGAAGATATTGCTGGTAGAGTTTTACAAAATCAAGAAGAAGCTCAAAAATTACAAGCACAATTAATTAGTAATAAATTATTAACTTTTTTTAAAGAGAAAATTAGCTTTAAAACTAAAGAAGTTTCTTACGAAGACTTTATTAAAGAAGTTTATAAGTAA
- the clpP gene encoding ATP-dependent Clp endopeptidase proteolytic subunit ClpP, with amino-acid sequence MDYGKEFEKYATKHHGISSTSYTKITSSLTPYIMEERQMNITQMDVFSRLMMDRIIFLGTGINDQVANIIQAQLLFLESVDANKDISIYINSPGGGVYAGLGIYDTMQFIKPDVATICTGMAASMGAVLMCAGAKGKRSALPHSRVMIHQPLGGAQGQASDIEITAREILKLKDELYQIIAKHSGQTIEKVHDDSDRDYWMKAEEAKVYGMIDEVLVRK; translated from the coding sequence ATGGATTACGGAAAAGAGTTCGAAAAATATGCTACTAAACATCACGGAATTAGTAGTACTAGCTATACAAAAATTACAAGTAGTTTAACTCCTTACATTATGGAAGAACGTCAAATGAACATTACTCAAATGGATGTTTTTTCTCGTTTAATGATGGATAGAATTATCTTTTTAGGAACAGGAATTAACGATCAAGTTGCTAATATTATTCAAGCCCAATTATTGTTTTTAGAAAGTGTAGATGCAAACAAAGATATCTCAATTTACATTAATTCTCCTGGTGGAGGCGTTTATGCTGGTTTAGGAATTTATGATACTATGCAATTTATTAAGCCAGATGTTGCAACAATTTGTACAGGAATGGCAGCTTCAATGGGTGCAGTTTTAATGTGTGCAGGTGCAAAAGGAAAACGTTCTGCCTTACCACATTCTAGAGTTATGATTCATCAGCCCTTAGGCGGTGCTCAAGGGCAAGCTTCAGATATCGAAATTACTGCAAGAGAAATCTTGAAATTAAAAGATGAATTGTATCAAATTATTGCAAAACATTCTGGACAAACTATAGAAAAAGTTCATGATGATTCTGATAGAGATTATTGGATGAAAGCAGAAGAAGCTAAAGTTTATGGTATGATTGATGAAGTTTTAGTTAGAAAATAG
- the clpX gene encoding ATP-dependent Clp protease ATP-binding subunit ClpX, whose translation MSKEENLECSFCGRKKAETDLLIAGIDAHICDKCIEQAHGIVLEEISNVKSSELSKDLILKKPLEIKQFLDQYIIGQVETKRAMSVAVYNHYKRLLQKDTDDEVEIEKSNIVLVGETGTGKTLVARTIAKMLNVPFSIVDATVLTQAGYVGEDVESILSRLLQSADYDVEKAEKGIVFIDEIDKIARKGDNPSITRDVSGEGVQQALLKLLEGSVVNVPPKGGRKHPEQKFIEINTKDILFIAGGAFSGIDRKISKRLNRQAVGFGASLEDDKIDEENLLQYITPLDLKSFGLIPEIIGRLPVLSYMNPLDAKTLRAILTEPKNSIIKQYTKLFLMDEVEFTIEEEALDYIVDKAIEYKLGARGLRSLCEAIFTDAMFDLPSSDDKLFNVNKEYAETKLTNTTLKKLRAAS comes from the coding sequence ATGTCGAAAGAAGAAAATTTAGAGTGTTCGTTTTGTGGACGAAAAAAAGCTGAAACAGATTTGCTAATTGCAGGTATTGATGCTCATATTTGCGATAAATGTATAGAACAAGCGCATGGTATTGTATTAGAAGAAATATCTAATGTAAAATCGAGTGAATTATCAAAAGACTTAATTCTTAAAAAACCTTTAGAAATTAAGCAGTTTTTAGATCAATATATTATTGGTCAAGTAGAAACTAAAAGAGCAATGTCTGTAGCAGTTTATAACCACTACAAGCGTTTATTGCAAAAAGATACAGATGATGAAGTAGAGATAGAAAAATCTAACATCGTTTTGGTAGGAGAAACAGGAACAGGAAAAACATTGGTTGCAAGAACGATTGCTAAAATGTTAAATGTGCCATTTTCTATTGTAGACGCTACCGTTTTAACACAAGCAGGTTATGTTGGTGAAGATGTAGAAAGTATTTTAAGTAGACTTTTACAATCGGCAGATTACGATGTAGAAAAAGCAGAAAAAGGAATTGTTTTTATCGATGAAATTGATAAAATTGCCAGAAAAGGCGATAATCCATCAATTACAAGAGATGTTTCAGGTGAAGGTGTTCAACAAGCTTTGTTAAAATTATTAGAAGGTTCTGTAGTAAATGTGCCACCAAAAGGAGGTAGAAAACATCCAGAGCAAAAATTTATCGAAATAAATACCAAAGATATTTTATTTATTGCAGGTGGTGCTTTTTCAGGAATTGATAGAAAAATTAGCAAACGTTTAAACAGACAAGCTGTTGGTTTTGGTGCTTCTTTAGAAGATGATAAAATTGATGAAGAAAATTTATTACAATATATAACGCCTTTAGATTTAAAATCTTTTGGATTAATTCCAGAAATTATTGGGCGTTTACCTGTTTTAAGTTACATGAATCCTTTAGATGCAAAAACCTTAAGAGCAATTTTAACAGAACCAAAAAACTCTATTATTAAGCAATATACAAAGTTGTTTTTGATGGATGAAGTAGAATTTACAATAGAAGAAGAAGCTTTAGATTATATTGTAGATAAAGCAATAGAATATAAATTAGGAGCAAGAGGTTTACGTTCTTTATGCGAGGCAATTTTTACAGATGCAATGTTTGATTTACCAAGTTCTGATGATAAATTATTTAATGTAAATAAAGAATACGCAGAAACTAAATTAACAAATACTACGTTAAAAAAATTAAGAGCAGCTTCTTAA
- the dnaG gene encoding DNA primase produces the protein MISRSTIDRVFESARVEEVIGEFVQLKKAGSNFKGLSPFTDEKSPSFMVSPVKQIWKDFSTGKGGNSVSFLMEHEHFSYPEALKWLAKKYNIEIEETEQTDEQKEQTNERESMFLVSNFAKDYFHNLMLNTNQGKAIGLSYFKERGFTDETIKKFQLGYCLDEWSNFTNAALAKGYDLKYLASTGLTIVKEHKQFDRFKGRVLFPIQSMSGRVLGFGGRILTADKKAAKYLNSPESDIYHKSKILYGIYQAKKEIAKQDNCFLVEGYTDVISFNQSGIENVVASSGTALTSDQIRLVNRLTKNITVLFDGDAAGIRASIRGIDLILEQGMNVKVVQFPDGEDPDSFAKSHTNTELKEYLETSAQDFINFKVSLLLKDSNNDPIKKASVIRDIVTSISKIPDGIQREVYVQECSRIMDISERVLFSELAQLLKKETTQKKKPTPSYNTNVDPNEPPPEYFYEQEQASMALVKKGPVASQKIDQLSILEKEIIKILLLFGNEEVGFSEEVVTTDERGRETFSNRKYQNLVSAEIYLHLQEDEIEFTNPLFQEIYTEMIHQLNQSEKLEIDKFVNNKNIDISTTVTSILMDEEKYQLSNWGRKSIEVKSALEVLPKAVSDVIYNLRRILIDRLVNKFLVQGKEFTNEEKEEIMSYNSLRIRLSEKLKRVV, from the coding sequence ATGATTTCTAGAAGTACAATAGATCGAGTTTTTGAATCTGCCAGAGTAGAAGAGGTTATTGGTGAGTTTGTTCAGTTAAAAAAAGCAGGAAGTAATTTTAAAGGATTAAGTCCGTTTACTGATGAAAAATCTCCTTCATTCATGGTGTCGCCAGTAAAACAAATCTGGAAAGATTTCTCTACCGGAAAAGGAGGGAACTCAGTTTCTTTTTTAATGGAACATGAACATTTTTCGTATCCAGAAGCATTAAAATGGTTAGCCAAAAAATACAATATAGAAATTGAAGAAACCGAGCAAACCGACGAACAAAAAGAGCAAACTAATGAAAGAGAAAGTATGTTTTTGGTATCTAATTTTGCCAAAGATTATTTTCATAATTTAATGCTCAATACAAACCAAGGTAAAGCAATTGGTTTGTCTTATTTTAAAGAGCGTGGTTTTACAGATGAAACAATTAAAAAATTTCAATTAGGATATTGTTTAGATGAATGGAGTAATTTTACAAATGCAGCTTTAGCAAAAGGATACGATCTAAAATATTTAGCATCAACAGGATTGACGATTGTTAAAGAACACAAACAATTTGATCGTTTTAAAGGACGAGTTTTGTTTCCTATTCAATCAATGTCTGGTCGTGTTTTAGGTTTTGGTGGTAGAATTTTAACTGCAGATAAAAAAGCAGCTAAATATTTAAATTCGCCAGAAAGTGATATTTACCATAAAAGTAAAATTTTATACGGAATTTATCAGGCAAAAAAAGAGATTGCCAAACAAGATAATTGTTTTTTAGTAGAAGGTTATACAGATGTTATTTCTTTTAATCAATCAGGAATTGAGAATGTTGTGGCGTCTTCTGGTACAGCATTAACATCAGATCAAATTAGATTAGTAAACAGATTAACAAAAAATATAACAGTACTTTTTGATGGTGATGCAGCAGGAATTAGAGCGTCAATTCGTGGAATAGATTTAATTCTAGAACAAGGAATGAACGTAAAAGTAGTTCAATTTCCAGATGGCGAAGATCCAGATAGTTTTGCAAAATCGCATACAAATACAGAATTAAAAGAATATTTAGAAACTTCTGCGCAAGATTTTATCAATTTTAAAGTATCACTTTTATTAAAAGATTCTAATAATGATCCTATAAAAAAAGCATCAGTAATTAGAGACATTGTTACTAGTATTTCTAAAATTCCAGACGGAATTCAAAGAGAGGTTTATGTGCAAGAATGTTCTAGAATTATGGATATTTCTGAGCGTGTTTTGTTTAGTGAATTAGCACAATTATTAAAAAAAGAAACAACTCAGAAGAAAAAACCAACTCCAAGTTACAACACTAATGTAGATCCCAATGAGCCTCCACCAGAATATTTTTATGAACAAGAACAGGCTTCGATGGCACTTGTTAAAAAAGGGCCAGTTGCTTCTCAAAAAATAGATCAATTATCAATTCTTGAAAAAGAAATTATAAAAATTTTGTTATTATTTGGAAATGAAGAAGTAGGTTTTTCTGAAGAAGTTGTTACAACTGATGAAAGAGGAAGAGAAACATTTTCTAATAGAAAATACCAAAATTTAGTTTCCGCAGAAATTTATTTGCATTTACAAGAAGATGAAATAGAATTTACAAATCCTCTTTTTCAAGAAATTTATACAGAAATGATTCATCAATTAAATCAATCTGAAAAATTAGAAATAGATAAATTTGTAAATAATAAAAATATAGACATTTCAACTACAGTAACGTCTATTTTAATGGATGAAGAAAAATATCAATTAAGTAATTGGGGTAGAAAAAGTATTGAGGTTAAATCTGCTTTAGAAGTATTACCAAAAGCGGTTTCTGATGTAATTTATAATTTGCGTAGAATTTTAATTGATAGATTAGTAAATAAATTTTTGGTTCAAGGAAAAGAATTTACGAATGAAGAAAAAGAAGAGATTATGAGCTATAATTCTTTAAGAATTCGACTTTCAGAAAAGCTTAAAAGAGTTGTTTAA
- the nadE gene encoding NAD(+) synthase, translating into MNTEKVAEYIINWLKEYATNAKVNGFVVGVSGGIDSALTSTLCAKTGLPTLCVEMPIHQAASQVSRAEEHIAQLKKRFSNVSEARVDLTSTFEDFKNAVPSIENSAKLDLSLANTRARLRMTTLYYFAGIEGLLVAGTGNKVEDFGVGFYTKYGDGGVDLSPIADLMKSEVYKLAAYLEVPNSIQKAQPTDGLFGDSRTDEDQIGASYDELEWAMHMEDKGKTADDFSGREKDVLKIYTRLNTINQHKMLPIPVCEIPKKFM; encoded by the coding sequence ATGAATACCGAAAAAGTAGCAGAATATATTATAAATTGGTTAAAAGAATATGCAACAAACGCAAAAGTAAATGGGTTTGTAGTTGGTGTTTCTGGCGGAATTGATTCTGCACTTACCTCTACTTTATGTGCAAAAACAGGTTTACCTACTTTATGTGTAGAAATGCCTATTCATCAAGCGGCAAGTCAAGTTTCTAGAGCAGAAGAACATATTGCACAATTAAAAAAACGTTTTTCTAATGTTTCTGAAGCAAGAGTAGATTTAACTTCTACTTTCGAAGATTTTAAAAATGCAGTTCCAAGTATTGAAAATTCTGCAAAATTAGATTTGTCTTTAGCAAATACTAGAGCTCGTTTACGAATGACAACTTTGTATTATTTTGCTGGTATAGAAGGTTTACTAGTTGCAGGAACAGGAAATAAAGTTGAAGATTTTGGTGTTGGTTTTTACACAAAATATGGTGATGGAGGTGTGGATTTAAGTCCGATTGCAGATTTAATGAAATCGGAAGTTTATAAATTAGCAGCATATTTAGAAGTGCCAAACTCTATACAAAAGGCACAACCTACAGATGGTTTATTTGGTGACAGTAGAACTGATGAAGATCAAATTGGTGCTTCTTATGATGAATTAGAGTGGGCAATGCATATGGAAGACAAAGGTAAAACTGCTGATGATTTTTCTGGACGAGAAAAAGATGTTCTCAAAATTTACACTCGTTTAAACACAATAAATCAACATAAAATGTTGCCGATTCCTGTTTGCGAGATTCCTAAAAAGTTTATGTAG
- the gldB gene encoding gliding motility lipoprotein GldB produces the protein MRFFFTLLMVLCLFFSCSDKNSNQIDVSKINVDFSVNRYDVDFYNTTNESLPKLKQKYPYLFPQEFTDSIVFAKINNKDEQELFAETQKIYKNLSSEEKELTSLFKYVKYYNSDFKEPNVVTILSNIDYDSRVIYADSLLLISLDVYLGENHKFYGDYPKYIKENNTKNHIIVDVANTIIDKQVNLSNKRDFIAKMIFEGKKMYLLDMYLPSISDREKIGYSQDKINWATRNEEQIWMYFIDKKLLFSTDTKLNQRFLENAPFSKFYMEQDNLSPGRIGVWLGWQIVRSYMKHNNVSLQELLKIDESDLFNKSKYKPKK, from the coding sequence ATGAGATTTTTTTTTACACTTTTAATGGTTTTATGCCTTTTTTTTTCTTGTTCTGATAAAAATTCTAACCAAATTGATGTTTCTAAGATAAATGTAGATTTTTCTGTAAATAGATATGATGTTGATTTTTACAATACTACAAATGAAAGTTTGCCAAAATTAAAGCAAAAATATCCCTATTTATTTCCACAAGAATTTACAGATAGCATTGTTTTTGCAAAAATAAATAATAAAGACGAACAAGAATTATTTGCCGAAACTCAAAAAATATATAAAAACCTTTCATCCGAAGAAAAAGAATTAACATCGCTTTTTAAATATGTAAAATATTACAATTCAGATTTTAAAGAGCCCAATGTTGTTACAATTTTATCGAATATAGATTATGATAGTAGGGTTATTTATGCAGATAGTTTATTGCTTATTTCTTTGGATGTGTATCTTGGAGAAAATCACAAATTCTATGGAGACTATCCAAAGTATATTAAAGAAAATAATACAAAAAATCATATAATTGTTGATGTTGCTAATACTATAATTGATAAACAAGTAAATCTATCAAACAAAAGAGATTTTATTGCAAAAATGATTTTTGAAGGAAAAAAAATGTATTTACTTGATATGTATTTACCCTCAATTTCTGATAGAGAAAAAATAGGATATTCTCAAGATAAAATAAACTGGGCAACTAGAAACGAAGAACAAATTTGGATGTATTTTATAGATAAAAAATTGCTGTTTAGTACAGATACAAAACTTAATCAGCGATTTTTAGAAAACGCGCCTTTCTCAAAATTTTACATGGAACAAGATAATTTATCTCCAGGAAGAATTGGTGTTTGGTTAGGTTGGCAAATTGTAAGGTCTTACATGAAACATAATAATGTATCTTTGCAAGAATTATTAAAAATAGACGAATCAGATTTATTTAATAAATCTAAATACAAACCTAAAAAGTAA